From Candidatus Palauibacter australiensis, the proteins below share one genomic window:
- a CDS encoding AlpA family transcriptional regulator translates to MTASPKDPRTTSPVRLLRRPEVEARTGLSRSSIYARMAEGTFPRPVRLGKYGVAWIEAEIDEWVRNRISAGRTAESPSSTNQQGKDEER, encoded by the coding sequence ATGACCGCAAGCCCGAAGGACCCGCGCACTACTTCGCCCGTGCGCTTGCTGCGCCGGCCGGAGGTCGAGGCTCGCACCGGCCTGTCGCGGAGCTCGATCTACGCGCGGATGGCGGAGGGGACCTTCCCCCGCCCGGTCCGGCTGGGCAAGTACGGCGTGGCCTGGATCGAGGCGGAGATCGACGAGTGGGTCCGCAACCGGATCTCGGCGGGCAGGACGGCGGAGAGCCCGTCGTCCACGAACCAACAAGGAAAGGACGAAGAACGATGA
- a CDS encoding TrbC/VirB2 family protein: MRTLLTTMRGAAWAVLLMLTPSAVHAQGTSPWVDAVNELQTQFTGPIARGLSLIAIVVGGLMFAFGEGGSKRTLAGIIFGIGMAVGAVNFLGWLF; this comes from the coding sequence ATGAGAACGTTGCTAACAACGATGCGGGGAGCCGCGTGGGCCGTGCTGCTCATGCTGACGCCCAGCGCGGTTCACGCCCAGGGCACGAGTCCGTGGGTGGACGCGGTGAACGAGCTACAGACGCAGTTCACGGGACCGATCGCGCGGGGTTTGTCGCTGATCGCGATCGTGGTGGGCGGGCTGATGTTCGCGTTCGGCGAGGGCGGGAGCAAGCGCACGCTGGCGGGCATCATCTTCGGGATCGGGATGGCCGTGGGCGCGGTGAACTTCCTCGGCTGGCTGTTCTGA